From the Desulfovibrio sp. JC010 genome, the window AAATTATTGCCCCCGTCCTGCGGCTCGTAGCCCACATGCCCGCCATGCAATTCCACTACCTGCCGCACAAAAAACAAACCATGCCCGGAACCATACTCATCACCAACGTTTTCGCTGCGGAAACCGGGCTGGAAGAGCTCTTCCCGGTCTTCTTCCAAAAGATGCGGGCCGGTGGTGAAAACATTCAACTTGAGTCCATTCCAACCGTTCTTGAAATAATCTTCCACCACATCCCAACCGTAAGCAGCAAACTTGTCCCTGCGCCCGTCGCACATAGTCTCTTCGCGGGTATACTTAACAGCATTGGAGAATAGATTGGCATAAACCTGAGAGATAAGCCCCACATCGGCCACAATACGCACCTCGCGGTCAGGCACGCCGCCCATGCTGGTATCCAACCGGATTCCCCGCTCCTCGAACCTTGAACGGTACCGTTCAAGCTGCGGCTCAATAATCTTCTTGAGCAGGTTGCAGGGCCGCTTTTCCACAATATAACGTCCCTCTTCAAAGTGCTGGCGACGCAACAAAGTTTCCAGAAAAAGACTGGTCTGCTCATAATGACTGTGGATTTCATTAAACTGGTGAACCAGACCGTTGTACAGCAGATCCAGATCATGACTGACTTCATCTACTGATTTTCGGTAAACCTCTCCGCGAAGTTTGCGGATATTTTCAATACGGTCACGCAGTCTGTTGTAAAAAAGCTTGAAATACATGTTAGGGACAATGACATTATGCCCCACGTCCTTGACCAGATTGCGTACGAACTCCAGATGTTCCTGCCCTTTGCGGCGCAGGAGCTTGCTGTGCAGCTGAAAACCGACCCGGTTGACGAATTTTTCAAAAAACAATGACTGGTGGTCGGAAAGATTATCCAGCTTATAAAATTCAAAACAGCCGATCACATCCCCTGCCGGCTTGAAGGGCAACTGGTCCACCAGTTCGATATTCCCCCGGATAGGGATAAAAAGGTGGCCGCCGTGAAAAACCTTTTCAAGAGGAATTGAACTGCAGACCGGACCGCGGCTTTCCGTTCTGCCCACGGGAATAAACTCGTCCGGTCCAATGGCAAGATAAAGCCTGCAGTCCAGATCAAAAAGGGATCGCGGGACGGCTGTACAGACGGCAAAAAAATCTTCTAGGGAATCAAACTCCTGAGCAAGATCAAAAAAAATCATCAACGCCCGCTTTTCCGTTGCGGAAAAGCTGTAGTCTTTATAATCATCCATTTTTTCATGGATGCGCCGCTGGATATACAACATTTTGTCCGGGGCCGGGCCAAGGGACAGCTGAAATCCTTCACCCAGCGGACCTTCCGGCTCGTATGAAGAAACATCGGCACTTTTATTTTCGCTGCTCATGATATCTATCCGGGGTTCAATATAGAAAGGGGCTTCTATGCATCATACGGCCCCTGTTAAAAAGGAGCAAGCAGGAAGATAATTTTTTACGACTCCCGCAATATTTACTGTGATTCAATTTTGTGCGACAGTCCGCCATCTAACCTACTTCAGGGAAATTACCATGCCCGAAATAATTCTCATTCAAATATCCGGCGAAGACAAACCTGGCCTGACCTCAGCACTTACAGGGGTTCTGGCGGGCTACGGCATAGACATTCTGGACATCGGCCAATCCGTTATCCACAGCCAGCTTGTGCTGGGGGTGCTGATCAGGATACCCCGCGAGGCGGAATCCGCCCCGGTACTCAAGGACATCATGTTCAAAGGGTACGAACTGGGGGTCAACGTCAAATTCCGGCCCATTGAAGCGGACAAGTACATGGACTGGGTCAATGCCCAGGGTAAGCCGCGACACATTGTCACCCTTGTGGGCGATAAAGTAACCGGAACGCATATTTCACGCATTTCGCAGATCATTGCAGACAACGGCTTGAACATTGACATGATCCACCGCTTGTCAGGCCGCATTCCCATGAACGGGGAACCAGCACCGCGCCATGCCTGCGTGGAATTCTCCATTCGCGGAGTACCCGAAGACCTCGACCGCATGCGTTCAAATTTTCTGGATATGGCTGCGCAGGATCAAGTGGACATCGCCCTGCAGGAAGACAACGTCTTCCGCAGAAACAGAAGGCTGGTGGCCTTTGACATGGACTCCACCCTCATTCAGGCGGAGGTCATCGACGAACTGGCCAAAGCAGCCGGATCAGGCGAAATTGTCAGCCGGATCACCGAATCGGCCATGCGCGGCGAGATAGACTTCAAGGAGAGCCTGCGACAGCGGCTGGCGACCCTGAAAGGATTGGATGAATCCGTGATGGAAGGCATCGCCCACGAACTGCCCATCACCGACGGTGCTGAACGGCTGATCTCCAACCTCAAAAAATTCGGCTACAAAACAGCCATCATTTCCGGTGGATTCACATATTTCGGTGAAAAACTACAGGAAAAGCTGGGTGTGGACTACGTTTATGCCAACCGGCTTGAAATCGAAGACGGCAAGCTCACCGGCGGGGTTATCGGAGACATTGTGGACGGAGCCAAGAAAGCGGAACTGCTGCAGAAGATCGCTGGAAAAGAACAGATCAGTCTGCAACAGTCCATTGCGGTTGGAGACGGAGCCAACGACCTGCCCATGCTCTCCATTGCCGGACTGGGCATTGCCTTTCATGCCAAGCCCAAGGTCAAGCAGGATGCCCGCCAGTCCATATCCCATTTCGGGCTGGATTCTATTTTGTATCTGATCGGACTGCGTGACCGGGATACGGATTAAAACAAATAATAAGGCCCGGAAAGCAACAGCTTTCCGGGCCTTTTCCATACTCAATTCAATAATCCAGACTACATATCTACGGCTTTGATCCAGATTACGGCATCCTGAGAGAGCTCTTTGCCTTTGAACTCTTTGTCAGGACCGGAACCCAGTGCGCAGAATCCCCACCATCCGGCTTTGGGAACGGTGAAAGTTACGTAGCCCTGAGCGTCGGTTTTAACACCCATGGTTACGAAAGCGTCCTGAGGAGCTTCGGACTTTGCTTCTTTTTTGAAAGCATTCTTTTTCATGTCCGGCTCGTGGTTCATGTATTCCACTTCAACGTCAGCATTGGCAACGGGCTTGCCGCCGGAAAGAAGCTGGGCCTTGAAGGTCATACCGGTCCACATTGCATAAGGCTTAACAAGGGGAAGCCATTCAGTCTTCAGACCTGCGGGAGCAGACCAGTTGCCGGGCAGACCGCCAACGTTCATATAAGTCTTGGTGATCTGCTGAATGTAGATGTCTTCTTCACCTTCATAGTAAGGAGCGGGAACCAGTACGAGGGTGTAATCGCCCATGGAACGGCAGATCTTTTTGGGCAGGGTTGCTTCGTAAGCTTCACCCGAGTTGGTCAGGCTGGTCCAGGTGATAGGCTTGAGCAGTTTTTTGAGGTCATACTTTTTGGTTTTACCCTCTTCACCTTTCTGGTGCAGCATGAAGAACTCTTCAGGCATACCCATACCCATGGTGTGACCTGCTTCATAAGGGTGGGTAAAAACGAGTTTTACTTCAGTTTCGCCGCCCTTGTTCTTGGCAATTTCAGGGGTGTAAACCATCTGGAAATGCGCGGAAGCGGGAACAGCCATGGCTACTGCCAGCAACAAATTAAGAAAAACTACCTTCATCTTCATCTTATTCTCCTGATTATGATTTTGATCCTTCTTATCAATTAAAGAGAGGATTTATCAGCTGCAATTAATTGGAAACCAGTGCGGACACTGTTCCGGACTTATTCAACAATATCGGAACCGTCGATTTCAATGGAATGGCCTTCACCGGCATCAAAAGTAACGGTGTAATGACCGGCGGGCTTATTGAATTCGAACTCGCTGTTTTCGTTCATTGCGCCCTTGAGGACTACTGCCCCGGAATCGTCACGCACGTACATTTTTACGCCGGAAGCGGAAGAACCGTCAGAGAATCCGCCTTCGCAGAGTACGGTGCCGTCACCGTTGTCAAAGCAGCTGCACAGAGGGGAATGGGCCAGAGCGGCAGTAGCTGAAAGAGCAATCAGACCACCGGTCACTACGAGTTTTGTGAATATTTTTTTCATATCTGTCTCCTTAGATATTAATTGGTTATTCGGGTTGATATACATACGACGCCGCGACCCTGTCCGAAGAAAATTTATGGACAAGGGCTATGAGCAACGCCACTGCAAAAGCCACAAAGTAAAATCCTTTCATCATGGTTATGCCGCTGGCACCTATGGCATTACCGAGGGTAAAGACAGTGGACGCCACACCGAAGCCCACCGCTGTGGGAAAGACGATGGCAAAAAGCATCCATTTCCATGATCCGGTCTGCACCTTGACCATGATGGTGGCCGCGAGGCAGGGAGGATACAGGGCAAAGAACAGGAGAACCGCAAGGGCATGCAGGGAATTCATACCGTTATGCTCGCTTTCATTATCCATTCTCTGTTCAAGGGTCTGGTTGTCGTCAGCACCCTGCTGATACAGAACACCCATGGTCGCCACGGAAGATTCGCGGGCGGCAAAGGAACTGATCAGGGCGATATTAACTTTCCAGTCAAACCCTGCGTACTGGGTGACAGGCTCAAGGGAGCGACCGATCATGCCGAAAAAGGATGTCTTGATTTTTTCTTCCTTGATCTTGCGGCGCAGGGACTTTCTTTCAGAGGAAAGCTTGCGCAGGGCACGGTTCACA encodes:
- a CDS encoding sensor histidine kinase KdpD, yielding MSSENKSADVSSYEPEGPLGEGFQLSLGPAPDKMLYIQRRIHEKMDDYKDYSFSATEKRALMIFFDLAQEFDSLEDFFAVCTAVPRSLFDLDCRLYLAIGPDEFIPVGRTESRGPVCSSIPLEKVFHGGHLFIPIRGNIELVDQLPFKPAGDVIGCFEFYKLDNLSDHQSLFFEKFVNRVGFQLHSKLLRRKGQEHLEFVRNLVKDVGHNVIVPNMYFKLFYNRLRDRIENIRKLRGEVYRKSVDEVSHDLDLLYNGLVHQFNEIHSHYEQTSLFLETLLRRQHFEEGRYIVEKRPCNLLKKIIEPQLERYRSRFEERGIRLDTSMGGVPDREVRIVADVGLISQVYANLFSNAVKYTREETMCDGRRDKFAAYGWDVVEDYFKNGWNGLKLNVFTTGPHLLEEDREELFQPGFRSENVGDEYGSGHGLFFVRQVVELHGGHVGYEPQDGGNNFYFILPLGEN
- the serB gene encoding phosphoserine phosphatase SerB, whose translation is MPEIILIQISGEDKPGLTSALTGVLAGYGIDILDIGQSVIHSQLVLGVLIRIPREAESAPVLKDIMFKGYELGVNVKFRPIEADKYMDWVNAQGKPRHIVTLVGDKVTGTHISRISQIIADNGLNIDMIHRLSGRIPMNGEPAPRHACVEFSIRGVPEDLDRMRSNFLDMAAQDQVDIALQEDNVFRRNRRLVAFDMDSTLIQAEVIDELAKAAGSGEIVSRITESAMRGEIDFKESLRQRLATLKGLDESVMEGIAHELPITDGAERLISNLKKFGYKTAIISGGFTYFGEKLQEKLGVDYVYANRLEIEDGKLTGGVIGDIVDGAKKAELLQKIAGKEQISLQQSIAVGDGANDLPMLSIAGLGIAFHAKPKVKQDARQSISHFGLDSILYLIGLRDRDTD
- a CDS encoding DUF4198 domain-containing protein; this encodes MKMKVVFLNLLLAVAMAVPASAHFQMVYTPEIAKNKGGETEVKLVFTHPYEAGHTMGMGMPEEFFMLHQKGEEGKTKKYDLKKLLKPITWTSLTNSGEAYEATLPKKICRSMGDYTLVLVPAPYYEGEEDIYIQQITKTYMNVGGLPGNWSAPAGLKTEWLPLVKPYAMWTGMTFKAQLLSGGKPVANADVEVEYMNHEPDMKKNAFKKEAKSEAPQDAFVTMGVKTDAQGYVTFTVPKAGWWGFCALGSGPDKEFKGKELSQDAVIWIKAVDM